TATGATAAAATATCTATGTTCTGAAAAAGCAGGTTTTATAACCGGAGAAAATATAAGGATTGATGGCGGAATGACTCGTCAAATGATTTATCATGGCGATTACGGATGGACTAAGGAATAAACACAAATGGGGATAGTATTACGAGTAATTATAAATATCGATTGTAGATATCCGTAATAGTATCCCTTATTATTTAGATTTTTAATAAGACATTATAGGACAGAGTTACTATAAGAATTAACGAATGAGGTGATAAAAATGGATATCTATAAATACTGGGAAGATTGTGTCAATCAAGATGAGAATGCGCTAATTGGGTACTTTCATCAAGATGCATATATTAATTGGCATAACACAAATGAAAGTTTCACACTCAAGGAGTTTATAACTGCTAATTGTGAATACCCCGGCAAATGGAATGGCGAAGTAAAACGAATTGAGAGAATTGAGGACTTAGTAATTACGGTCACTAAAGTCTATTCTATGGAGACCGATGAATCACTACATGTAATATCGTTTATTAAATTAGAAGAGGGCAAAATCAAATCCATAGACGAGTATTGGGGAGAGGATGGCAATCCGCCTGAGTGGAGGCAAAAGAAGAATATTGGACATCCAATCGTCGAGTGATTTTACTAATATTAAAAGGATGATTGAATTGCCTAAACCAGTGATGAAAAATTTAATAGATGCATATTTTATTTGAAAAACTTGGTTTTAAGGACAAAAATCCGGGAATTTTGTTTGTGTTAGCTATTTTTAATAAGTGATAATGATAAAACCGGTAAGATTAAATGTGGAATCGACTGAATATAAAGGAGAAATAATGAGAATAGAGTTAGAAAATATAGTAATAAGAAAAGCAAGTATATCAGATGCACCGATTCTAAATAGTTGGTGGAATGATGGCAAGGTTATGGAACATGCAGGATTTCCATACGGTCTTGGAGAGTCTCTTCAGCAAACTATTGAGAATGTTGTGAGCGCACAAGGAAAACAGAGGAAGCTATGCATCATTGAAATAGACGGTGTCCCCGTAGGTGAAATAAGCTATACCATAAAAAATAATACTGCTTATCCGGGCTTTAAGATATGCAATGACGCATATCAAAATAGAGGCTACGGGACTAAAATTATACTCATGCTCTTCGAGTTTTTATTTAATGATAGAGAACTAAATACTCCGGAGCCTATAGAAAAAATAAAATGGGATACCATGCTTTCAAATACAAGAGCTATTCATGTATATGAATATAAGATTGGTGCTAAAAAGTCCGGTATAGAGTATAAGGCATGGAAAGATCAGCTCGGTGAATTTAGGGATGCCATATATTTTGAAATCAGTAGAGATGAATTTTTAAGACTGCATACAGATAAAACCAATAATGGCAATATTATGGACGCTAAAGGTTTTGATAAGTGGGCATCGAGCTATGACGAATCTGTTAGTAAAAGCGAAGATGAGAACAGATATCCATTTGCTGCTTATACGGAAGTAATGGAGGAAGTCAATAGACAATTGACTGAACTTTTAGGATCTGAAATCTTGGATATGGGCATAGGTACAGGTAAAAATACTTCCAAACTTTATAAAAAAGGCTACAGTATCACCGGTGTTGATTTTTCTTCAGAGATGTTGAAATTGGCGAAAGAAAAAATGCCTGACATAAAAACGATTAAGCATGACTTTAAAGATGAACTTCCAAAAGAAATAACTTCAAATAAGTATGATTCCATACTATTCACTTATTCTATTCATCATCTAAATGATGATGAGAAGTCCTGTCTATTAAATAATTTATATCCACTGCTGAAAAAAGAAGGTAAAATCATAATAGGCGATGTAATGACCCAAACAGAATCTGAAATGACAATGGCACAGGAAAGAGATAATGAGATATGGGATTTTGATGAGCATTATATAATTGTAGAGAAACTGGTTTCAAGTCATCCTGAATTTAGAATCTGTTTTTATCCAAAGTCGTATTGTTCAGGTGTTCTTGTATTAAATAAGATTATAAAATGACGAAAAATCTTAATATAGCTATAAGGGAATATAGAGATGTAGAGGATATTTCAGACGGTGGAATTCCAATTTACATGAGCAAGGGGAAATAGGACTTTTAAACTTCTTAATCCAGCTTGTATTTATAATTTTTAGTATAGTAAAACTAAGATAGCATTAAAAAAGAGATTTTATAGAGACGGCGTTAAAAGTGTTTCGTAGTCTTAGGGATGCTTATTTTCAAAAGCATTAGACTTCAGAAGATTTTAGGGAAATGAGTAAATTATTATATAAAGCTTTAACGTGTAAGTACAGTGTTCTAAATATGATAAATGGAAGTGATTATGATAGTTAAACTAATAGTTACGGATCTCGATGATACATTACTAAGGAAAGATAAATCTATTTCTGTCTATACGAAAAGTATTATCAACCAAGTAAGGGGAGCAGGAGTTAAATTTGCTTTTTCTACAGCAAGAGGAGAAAGTGTTAAAAACATTATACAGCAAGGCTTTTTTGATGCATACAGCTTACTGAATGGAGCTATTGGATTTGCAGAAGGACAGTGTATTTTTAAAAAATTGATTGAACCTGAGGTATATATTCCTTTTCTAAGAAACTTACATGATAATAGTATTCTAGTAGGTGCTGAAGTTGATGGATGCCACTACACAAATTTCAAGGCAAAGACGAAGTGGAATAATATTGGTAAGAATGTAATTACGACATTTGATGATTCAATTGACGGATCTGCGGGGAAATTATATGCAATTGCAAATCAAAAAACTGATTTAGACACTATTCGTGAACTGCTACCAAGAGGTCTTTATATTAAAGTCAGTAGAGATGGATTGGTGATGATTATGAACGAGGATGCAACGAAATCCAAAAGTTTAGAGAATTTAGCTCGGTACTATCGTATTTCGATGGATGAAATTATAGCCTTCGGGGACGATATCAATGATATAGACATGCTTAAAACCGCAGGAACGGGAGTAGCTATGGGCAATGCAGTTCCTGAGGTAAAAATGATAGCAGATGAGATCTGTGGAAGCAGTGAAGATAATGGACTTGCTAAATGGATAGCAAATAATTTACTGAGATGAGTTAGCTTAGGTGAAAGTATAAAAGTTTTTCTGTTCTCAATTGGAAGTAATTGATACTTAAATAGCATATAATATAACCCGTATCAATTAAAATAAATGTTTAAGATATTGCTCGGGATTGTTTAAAAAGCTTGTATATAGGCTATAACACTCGGTATCTTCATACTTAATCTCACTAATCCCTGATTGTGACAACTCGTAAATTGTAGAATTAAGATACGACAAAATAATTGGAGAATGAGTAGATATGATAAATTGTGAGTTATGTTCAACCAGATAGTTTATTTCGATAAGGAGTGCAAGTTGGGATTGTGGTGACAATGCACTTTCAGGTTCGTCCAAAAGATATAAACCATTCCCGCAAAATCTGTTTTTGACTAGTGAAAGAAATTTTTCGCCGTGCGACTGCTCATGCATCGGACGATGTCCATAATTGTTTCCCACACCGATTTCTTCAATATATGTTGCGGCATTAAAAAAACTTTCGGCTTTAAAATAAAAGCTGTCCTTGGGATAATTTGATTTAGAAACAATAATATGATCTGCTAGAGCTGCATTCCTTTTGCGAGTCGAAAATGTGAAATTTTTGCTTCCTCCTTCAAGATTAAGACCCATTTGTGCTGCAATGCTATCCAAGAGTGTTGACTTGCTTGAACCATTCTCTCCGACAAAAAATGTTACATCCTTGGTGAATTCGATACTACCGCCTTTAATAATCTCCTTAAGTGCAGGGATTTTTTTGAACTATGAGTATTCTTTATTTTCCATGAAGTTAATTCTTTTTATGTATATCATATTATAGGGACTCCTTTTAAAAACTTAAATTATATATTAACTTGGAAACTGTGAATAATATGGCCGCATAAAATGCGGCCATTGCAACTGATTTAGGTTTGAATATTATTTATATGATGGCAG
The sequence above is a segment of the Peptoniphilaceae bacterium AMB_02 genome. Coding sequences within it:
- a CDS encoding nuclear transport factor 2 family protein — its product is MDIYKYWEDCVNQDENALIGYFHQDAYINWHNTNESFTLKEFITANCEYPGKWNGEVKRIERIEDLVITVTKVYSMETDESLHVISFIKLEEGKIKSIDEYWGEDGNPPEWRQKKNIGHPIVE
- a CDS encoding GNAT family N-acetyltransferase; this encodes MRIELENIVIRKASISDAPILNSWWNDGKVMEHAGFPYGLGESLQQTIENVVSAQGKQRKLCIIEIDGVPVGEISYTIKNNTAYPGFKICNDAYQNRGYGTKIILMLFEFLFNDRELNTPEPIEKIKWDTMLSNTRAIHVYEYKIGAKKSGIEYKAWKDQLGEFRDAIYFEISRDEFLRLHTDKTNNGNIMDAKGFDKWASSYDESVSKSEDENRYPFAAYTEVMEEVNRQLTELLGSEILDMGIGTGKNTSKLYKKGYSITGVDFSSEMLKLAKEKMPDIKTIKHDFKDELPKEITSNKYDSILFTYSIHHLNDDEKSCLLNNLYPLLKKEGKIIIGDVMTQTESEMTMAQERDNEIWDFDEHYIIVEKLVSSHPEFRICFYPKSYCSGVLVLNKIIK
- a CDS encoding HAD family hydrolase; this encodes MIVKLIVTDLDDTLLRKDKSISVYTKSIINQVRGAGVKFAFSTARGESVKNIIQQGFFDAYSLLNGAIGFAEGQCIFKKLIEPEVYIPFLRNLHDNSILVGAEVDGCHYTNFKAKTKWNNIGKNVITTFDDSIDGSAGKLYAIANQKTDLDTIRELLPRGLYIKVSRDGLVMIMNEDATKSKSLENLARYYRISMDEIIAFGDDINDIDMLKTAGTGVAMGNAVPEVKMIADEICGSSEDNGLAKWIANNLLR
- a CDS encoding AAA family ATPase, with protein sequence MGLNLEGGSKNFTFSTRKRNAALADHIIVSKSNYPKDSFYFKAESFFNAATYIEEIGVGNNYGHRPMHEQSHGEKFLSLVKNRFCGNGLYLLDEPESALSPQSQLALLIEINYLVEHNSQFIISTHSPIILSYLNSTIYELSQSGISEIKYEDTECYSLYTSFLNNPEQYLKHLF